A single region of the Nicotiana sylvestris chromosome 6, ASM39365v2, whole genome shotgun sequence genome encodes:
- the LOC104228941 gene encoding polygalacturonase QRT2-like → MTLKKTTEVLLRSVSVRHVQSNIYFGNSAQTHILIEKCNGFKVDSVMIESPGNSPNTDGIHIQSSQYVAITNSKISTGDDCISIGDYSSNVQRYNIQCGPGHGKGGNFAQVENIHVSNAFFYGTTNGARIKTWQVGRGYVRDVIFENLEFNSVKNPIIIDQNYCDVRGACKEMVIGVQISNVIYQNIFGTPSTAIAIKLNRSMSVPCIDITMQLIQLTSATAGTATPLLTVGMLMAKNIVLNLVLVSQNIEIFTLSQHLHDSANTNRQQFFVVCITRKGKEKTNKMKQTCQCCSTVLLYIQIFVLALI, encoded by the exons ATGACATTGAAGAAAACTACGGAGGTTCTATTGAGATCAGTATCAGTTAGACATGTAcag AGTAACATCTACTTTGGCAACAGTGCTCAAACTCATATACTTATAGAGAAATGCAATGGATTCAAAGTGGATAGTGTAATGATTGAATCTCCAGGAAATAGTCCAAATACTGATGGAATTCACATTCAGTCTTCTCAATATGTGGCCATTACCAATTCTAAAATCAGCACTG GGGATGATTGCATTTCAATTGGAGATTATTCTTCTAATGTCCAAAGATACAACATTCAATGTGGACCAGGTCATG GGAAAGGTGGTAATTTTGCTCAAGTAGAGAACATTCATGTGAGCAATGCTTTCTTCTATGGAACTACAAATGGAGCTCGCATCAAGACATGGCAG GTTGGCAGAGGATATGTACGAGATGTCATATTTGAGAATCTTGAATTTAACTCAGTCAAGAATCCCATTATAATTGACCAGAATTATTGTGATGTTCGAGGAGCTTGTAAGGAAATG GTAATTGGAGTGCAAATCAGCAATGTTATTTACCAGAATATATTTGGAACACCGAGCACAGCTATCGCCATAAAGCTGAACCGCAGTATGTCAGTGCCATGTATTGATATAACAATGCAACTAATACAACTAACATCAGCGACAGCAGGAACAGCGACACCACTGCTTACTGTAGGAATGTTGATGGCCAAGAATATAGTATTGAACCTGGTCCTTGTATCtcagaatattgagatttttactcTTTCTCAACACCTACATGATAGTGCTAACACCAACAGGCAACAATTCTTTGTTGTGTGCATAAccagaaaaggaaaggaaaagaccaacaaaatgaaacaaacttgtcagtgttgtAGCACAGTATTGTTGTACATTCAAATTTTTGTTTTGGCCTTGATTTAA